The Brachyhypopomus gauderio isolate BG-103 chromosome 1, BGAUD_0.2, whole genome shotgun sequence genome includes a window with the following:
- the acad9 gene encoding complex I assembly factor ACAD9, mitochondrial isoform X2 has product MYARLGEITSLDGAIAVTLAAHQAIGLKGILMAGTEQQKAKYLPRLASGEHIAAFCLTEPESGSDAASIQTRATLTDDGKHFILNGSKIWISNGGWADIMTVFAKTEVLDKDGQKKDKITAFIVERTFGGVSNGKAEDKLGIRGSNTCEVTFEDTKVPVENVIGEVGGGFKIAMNILNSGRFSMGSACAGMIKKLIEMTAEYAGTRKQFNKRLTEFGMIQEKFAIMAQNAFVMESMAYLTAGMMDRPGVPDCSVEAAMVKVFSSEGAWVCVSEALQVLGGVGYTKNYPLERYLRDCRILQIFEGTNEILRMYIALTGMQYAGKILTGKIKEMKSGSVGVAFEMLGKKLKDSLGKNKDQGLTGKDGVVHPSLAESADMLEQNVSLFGSTVESLLYRYGKTIVEEQLVLKRVADALINIYAMTAVLSRASRSISIGLRDHDHEVLLANTFCKETYFKNNYWLIQVQKGAPENNDSNIKKIGQAVLEKRAYTCSHPLDRTY; this is encoded by the exons ATGTATGCCAGATTAGGAGAGATCACGTCCCTTGATGGAGCCATTGCCGTCACGCTGGCTGCACACCAGGCCATTGGGTTGAAG GGGATCCTAATGGCTGGAACAGAGCAGCAAAAGGCGAAGTATCTGCCCCGCCTGGCCTCGGGGGAACACATAGCTGCCTTCTGTCTCACCGAACCCGAGAG CGGGAGTGATGCTGCATCGATTCAGACCCGGGCGACGCTCACGGATGATGGGAAGCACTTTATACTCAATGGCTCAAAG ATTTGGATCTCCAACGGCGGCTGGGCGGACATTATGACAGTGTTTGCCAAGACGGAGGTGCTGGACAAGGATGGGCAAAAGAAAGACAAGATCACTGCGTTCATCGTGGAGAGGACATTCGGCGGGGTCAGCAACGGCAAAGCAGAAGACAAGCTGGGGATCCGGGGATCCAACa CCTGTGAGGTGACGTTTGAAGACACGAAGGTCCCAGTAGAGAACGTGATTGGTGAGGTTGGCGGAGGGTTTAAG attgCCATGAACATCCTGAACAGTGGGAGGTTCAGTATGGGCAGCGCTTGTGCAGGGATGATCAAGAAGCTGATTG AGATGACGGCGGAGTATGCAGGCACCAGGAAACAGTTCAACAAGAGGCTCACTGAATTTGGAATGATTCAG GAGAAGTTTGCAATCATGGCCCAGAATGCCTTTGTAATGGAAAGCATGGCGTACCTGACAGCGGGGATGATGGACCGTCCCGGGGTTCCTGACTGCTCCGTGGAGGCGGCGATGGTGAAG gtgttcagctctgaggggGCGTGGGTGTGCGTTAGCGAAGCCCTGCAGGTGCTCGGTGGTGTGGGATACACCAAGAACTACCCCCTCGAGCGCTACCTCAGAGACTGTCGCATCCTGCAGATTTTTGAG GGCACCAATGAGATCCTGAGGATGTACATAGCTCTCACAGGAATGCAATATGCCGGCAAAATACTAACGGGAAAAATAAA ggAGATGAAGTCGGGGAGCGTGGGTGTGGCATTTGAGATGCTGGGAAAGAAACTGAAAGACTCTCTTGGGAAGAACAAAGACCAGGGCCTCACTGGCAAAGACGGTGTGGTGCACCCAAGTTTAGCG GAGAGCGCTGACATGTTGGAGCAGAATGTGTCTCTCTTCGGTTCCACCGTGGAGAGCCTGCTGTACAGATACGGAAAG ACGATCGTGGAGGAGCAGCTTGTGTTGAAGCGTGTGGCCGATGCGCTGATCAACATCTACGCCATGACAGCGGTCCTGTCCCGCGCTAGCCGATCCATCAGCATCGGCCTGCGTGACCATGACCACGAG GTGCTGCTGGCCAACACTTTCTGCAAGGAAACGTACTTCAAAAACAACTACTGGCTGATTCAGGTGCAGAAAG GCGCCCCCGAGAACAACGACTCCAACATAAAGAAGATCGGCCAGGCAGTCCTGGAAAAGCGAGCGTATACCTGCTCACATCCCCTTGACAGAACGTACTAA